A window of Corallococcus macrosporus DSM 14697 contains these coding sequences:
- a CDS encoding carbohydrate deacetylase has protein sequence MPSRALIINADDLGYDPGVTRGILRAMREGVVSSATFMVNTPFSEAAAREARGLSIGLHLNLARGTPVWRGFPRELLGEDGGFVEARAGSLPADVVEAEAFAQLARLAGLLGQPATHVDVHKHLHLHAGVLEGLARAARSVGVPVRSINPEMRRALQAQGVATNAHFVGDAGAEAYWTLERFASELAALPADGVIELMCHPGYRPETLKSGYAAQREVELETFLHPQAREVLARTGIVPVDFRVLSSAS, from the coding sequence ATGCCGTCACGCGCCCTCATCATCAACGCCGATGACCTGGGCTACGACCCGGGCGTCACGCGCGGCATCCTCCGCGCCATGCGGGAGGGCGTCGTCTCGTCGGCCACCTTCATGGTGAACACACCCTTCTCCGAGGCCGCCGCCCGCGAGGCCCGGGGCCTCTCCATCGGCCTGCACCTCAACCTCGCCCGGGGCACGCCGGTGTGGCGCGGCTTCCCGCGCGAGCTGCTCGGCGAGGATGGCGGCTTCGTGGAGGCCCGCGCGGGCAGCCTGCCGGCGGACGTGGTGGAGGCGGAGGCCTTCGCCCAGCTCGCGCGGCTCGCGGGCCTGCTGGGCCAGCCGGCCACCCACGTGGACGTGCACAAGCACCTGCACCTTCACGCGGGCGTCCTGGAGGGTCTGGCCCGGGCCGCGAGGAGCGTGGGTGTGCCGGTGCGCTCCATCAACCCGGAGATGCGGCGCGCGCTGCAAGCCCAGGGTGTGGCCACCAACGCGCACTTCGTGGGGGACGCGGGCGCGGAGGCCTACTGGACGCTGGAGCGCTTCGCGTCGGAGCTCGCCGCCCTGCCCGCGGACGGCGTCATCGAGCTGATGTGCCACCCGGGCTACCGGCCGGAGACGCTGAAGAGCGGCTACGCGGCCCAGCGCGAGGTCGAGCTGGAGACCTTCCTCCACCCCCAGGCCCGTGAAGTGTTGGCCCGGACGGGCATCGTCCCGGTGGACTTCCGCGTCCTCAGCTCCGCGAGCTGA
- a CDS encoding alpha/beta hydrolase family esterase produces MPPTGEEPTVPERTACTGLTVGPGTYDWTVAHQGRTRHYRVHVPPGYDATRPTAAVVAFHGFGSNEREMEGLMGLSRLADTEGFLAVYPRGLSASEINDNGTDGTSRGWNGGACCGPAWTAKVDDVGFVDALLTDLDSRVCVDTRRTFATGFSNGGFFSYQLACQRASRFAAIAPVAGTEGASPCNPSRPVPVLHLHGTADPVIRYQGGSNLGPFGGTYPSAEESVRRWAERNGCTGPTVETYQQGDSTCTAATGCSPESATASLCTVQGGQHTWPGFTDFNHGGTPHLDATLEAWKFFQTRPRP; encoded by the coding sequence GTGCCGCCCACCGGCGAGGAGCCCACGGTGCCGGAGCGCACCGCGTGCACCGGCCTCACCGTGGGGCCCGGCACCTACGACTGGACGGTGGCGCACCAGGGACGCACCCGCCACTACCGCGTCCACGTCCCGCCCGGCTACGACGCCACCCGGCCCACCGCCGCGGTGGTGGCCTTCCACGGCTTCGGCTCCAACGAGCGGGAGATGGAGGGGCTGATGGGCCTGTCCAGGCTGGCCGACACGGAGGGCTTCCTCGCCGTGTACCCGCGGGGCCTCAGCGCCTCCGAGATCAACGACAACGGCACCGACGGCACCAGCCGGGGGTGGAACGGGGGCGCGTGCTGCGGCCCCGCGTGGACCGCCAAGGTGGATGACGTGGGCTTCGTGGACGCGCTGCTGACGGACCTGGACTCGCGCGTGTGCGTGGACACGCGCAGGACGTTCGCCACCGGCTTCTCCAACGGCGGCTTCTTCTCGTACCAACTGGCCTGCCAGCGCGCGAGCCGCTTCGCCGCCATCGCCCCCGTGGCGGGCACGGAGGGCGCCTCCCCGTGCAACCCGTCGCGCCCCGTGCCGGTGCTGCACCTGCACGGCACCGCCGACCCGGTCATCCGCTACCAGGGCGGCAGCAACCTGGGGCCCTTCGGCGGCACCTACCCGTCCGCGGAGGAGTCCGTGCGCCGCTGGGCCGAGCGCAACGGCTGCACGGGCCCCACCGTGGAGACGTACCAGCAGGGCGACAGCACCTGCACCGCCGCCACCGGCTGCAGCCCGGAGTCCGCCACCGCCTCGCTGTGCACGGTGCAGGGCGGCCAGCACACCTGGCCCGGCTTCACGGACTTCAACCACGGCGGCACGCCCCACCTGGACGCCACGCTCGAAGCATGGAAGTTCTTCCAGACCCGTCCCCGGCCCTGA
- the queF gene encoding preQ(1) synthase, producing the protein MPSQPSKELQTFPNPAADRDYEIAFDVPEFTCLCPLTGQPDFARFKITYVPDQTCIELKSLKLYMWAYRNEGAFHEKVTNTIADDIIKAIQPRKLTVVGDFFVRGGIGTIVTVTHDKSKQQG; encoded by the coding sequence ATGCCCTCGCAGCCGTCCAAGGAACTGCAGACCTTCCCCAACCCCGCCGCCGACCGCGACTACGAAATCGCGTTCGACGTGCCGGAGTTCACCTGCCTCTGCCCGCTCACCGGTCAGCCTGACTTCGCACGGTTCAAGATCACCTACGTGCCGGACCAGACCTGCATCGAGCTCAAGAGCCTCAAGCTCTACATGTGGGCGTACCGCAATGAGGGGGCCTTCCACGAGAAGGTCACCAACACCATCGCGGACGACATCATCAAGGCCATCCAGCCGCGCAAGCTCACCGTGGTGGGCGACTTCTTCGTGCGCGGCGGCATCGGCACCATCGTCACCGTCACGCACGACAAGTCGAAGCAGCAGGGCTGA
- a CDS encoding ATP-binding protein, producing MPLPADVEDAFSCLPLALVRVGADLRVQWCEEGFALKTGVALHAGGDLRDALERTRSLDVLERAIRDGAPHTGHVITRGLRQVRVQVKPAAAGEAAGAWLVVEPSGVDDEGAFSQAVQEIARSVGESLEVDSVCAAAVVALVRCAHVRRAEVYLCEEEGGALRRVAVSDLAGSEAPEAVFDAQSDPFRQALALRQAQLGIQRGYGDAMGSIFAAVPLCAPRRTVGLLLLYKEQGTSFSVRELDLWSAAANQLAVAVENARLLREAKAALQVREEFISIASHELKTPLTPLKLGLFTMERRLASGQPVELATVLKSKRQVDRLVGLVDDLLDASRLDAGRLALDLAPLEVGQLVAEVVDHFRAAFERPFAVEVPRERVWVRGDRDRLEQVLVNLLENAHKYSASEEPIVVTVERNQGEARIHVQDHGIGIPGADQSQVFQRFYRARNVSHRNFGGLGLGLFISHSIARLHGGGLTMRSAEGKGSTFSLSLPRMAPHDVKRLPHRLLLLDEDQTQEAAAERVLLSEGFEVLTARDGAEALRRATHLPVDLIVLSTSATQGQTGVFLETFATLPRARPVPILLAGDERPWWAQESTSLCTRPYRPEDLVARVRNALAVERRPTAEAPLELLSSRS from the coding sequence ATGCCGCTTCCTGCTGACGTCGAAGATGCATTCTCGTGCCTGCCGCTGGCGCTGGTTCGCGTGGGCGCGGACCTGCGCGTGCAGTGGTGCGAGGAAGGATTCGCCCTCAAGACGGGCGTGGCCCTGCACGCCGGCGGAGACCTGCGCGACGCGCTGGAGCGCACCCGGAGCCTGGACGTCCTGGAGCGCGCCATCCGGGACGGCGCGCCCCACACCGGCCACGTCATCACCCGGGGGCTGCGGCAGGTCCGGGTGCAGGTGAAGCCCGCCGCGGCGGGCGAGGCGGCGGGCGCCTGGCTGGTGGTGGAGCCGTCCGGCGTGGACGACGAGGGCGCCTTCTCCCAGGCGGTGCAGGAGATTGCCCGCTCGGTGGGGGAGTCGCTGGAGGTGGACAGCGTCTGCGCCGCCGCCGTGGTGGCCCTGGTCCGCTGCGCGCACGTGCGCCGCGCCGAGGTGTACCTCTGCGAGGAGGAGGGTGGCGCCCTGCGCCGGGTGGCGGTGTCGGACCTGGCCGGCTCGGAGGCGCCCGAGGCCGTGTTCGACGCCCAGTCGGACCCGTTCCGGCAGGCGCTGGCGCTGCGCCAGGCGCAGCTCGGCATCCAGCGGGGCTATGGGGACGCCATGGGCTCCATCTTCGCCGCGGTGCCGCTGTGCGCGCCGCGCCGGACGGTGGGCCTGCTGCTGCTCTACAAGGAGCAGGGCACGTCCTTCTCCGTGCGGGAGCTGGACCTGTGGAGCGCCGCGGCCAACCAGCTCGCGGTGGCGGTGGAGAACGCGCGCCTCTTGCGCGAGGCCAAGGCGGCGCTCCAGGTGCGCGAGGAGTTCATCTCCATCGCCAGCCACGAGCTGAAGACGCCGCTCACCCCGCTGAAGCTGGGCCTCTTCACCATGGAGCGGCGCCTGGCGTCGGGCCAGCCGGTGGAGCTGGCCACGGTGCTCAAGTCGAAGCGGCAGGTGGACCGGCTGGTGGGGCTGGTGGATGACCTGCTGGACGCGTCTCGCCTGGACGCGGGGCGGCTGGCCCTGGACCTGGCGCCGCTGGAGGTGGGGCAGTTGGTGGCGGAGGTGGTGGACCACTTCCGCGCGGCCTTCGAGCGGCCCTTCGCCGTGGAGGTGCCCCGCGAGCGCGTCTGGGTGCGCGGAGACAGGGACAGGCTGGAGCAGGTGCTGGTGAACCTGCTGGAGAACGCGCACAAGTACAGCGCGTCGGAGGAGCCCATCGTGGTGACGGTGGAGCGCAACCAGGGCGAGGCGCGCATCCACGTCCAGGACCACGGCATCGGCATCCCGGGCGCGGACCAGTCGCAGGTGTTCCAGCGCTTCTACCGGGCGCGCAACGTGTCGCACCGCAACTTCGGCGGATTGGGCCTGGGCCTCTTCATCAGCCACTCCATCGCCCGGCTCCACGGCGGCGGGCTGACGATGCGCAGCGCGGAGGGGAAGGGGAGCACCTTCTCGCTGAGCCTGCCGCGCATGGCGCCGCACGACGTGAAGCGGCTGCCCCACCGGCTGTTGCTGCTGGACGAGGACCAGACGCAGGAGGCCGCGGCGGAGCGGGTGCTGCTCTCCGAGGGCTTCGAGGTGCTCACCGCGCGCGACGGCGCCGAGGCGCTGCGGCGGGCCACGCACCTGCCGGTGGACCTCATCGTCCTGTCCACCAGCGCCACCCAGGGACAGACGGGCGTCTTCCTGGAGACCTTCGCCACGCTGCCGCGCGCGCGGCCCGTGCCCATCCTGCTGGCCGGCGACGAGCGGCCCTGGTGGGCCCAGGAGAGCACGTCGCTGTGTACGCGCCCCTACCGGCCCGAGGACCTGGTGGCGCGGGTCCGCAACGCGCTCGCCGTGGAGCGGCGCCCCACGGCCGAGGCGCCGTTGGAGCTGCTCAGCTCGCGGAGCTGA